The Candidatus Neomarinimicrobiota bacterium genome includes a window with the following:
- a CDS encoding ABC transporter ATP-binding protein, with protein MITVRDLTFSYPGNERFTLDTLNFSVNDGEILGFLGPSGAGKSTTQSVLIGILKRYAGSVQVLGQELSNISPDFYEQVGVAFEFPNFYSKFTAMENLDYFAALYKDNTANPGELLEMVGLSGDANTRVGNFSKGMKMRLNFCRAFLNNPKLVFLDEPTAGLDPVNARKIRDIVLKKRDEGVTVFLTTHNMHVADELCDRVAFIVDGELVLCDSPRELKLRDGKKLVRVEYQLKGQTETRDFPIDSLGENAEFLNILRKNQVETIHTQEASLEDVFIKTTGRRLV; from the coding sequence ATGATTACTGTCCGTGACCTGACATTTTCCTATCCCGGAAACGAACGATTTACCCTCGACACACTCAACTTTTCAGTTAATGACGGCGAAATTCTTGGCTTTCTCGGTCCCAGCGGCGCAGGAAAGAGTACCACCCAGAGCGTCCTCATCGGGATCCTGAAACGGTACGCCGGTTCAGTGCAAGTGCTGGGACAGGAACTGAGCAACATTTCACCGGATTTTTACGAGCAGGTCGGCGTGGCGTTCGAATTCCCGAACTTTTACTCCAAGTTCACCGCCATGGAAAATCTGGACTATTTTGCCGCGCTCTATAAGGATAATACGGCTAATCCCGGTGAACTGTTGGAGATGGTCGGGCTTTCGGGGGATGCAAACACCCGGGTTGGTAATTTCTCCAAGGGAATGAAGATGCGCCTGAACTTTTGCCGGGCGTTCCTGAACAATCCAAAATTGGTCTTCCTGGATGAACCGACTGCCGGACTGGACCCGGTGAATGCCAGAAAAATCCGGGACATCGTGTTGAAAAAACGGGACGAAGGTGTCACAGTCTTCCTCACCACGCACAACATGCACGTGGCCGACGAACTCTGCGACCGGGTAGCCTTTATTGTGGACGGCGAACTCGTCCTGTGTGATTCGCCCCGGGAACTGAAACTCCGGGACGGCAAGAAACTCGTCCGGGTCGAATATCAATTAAAGGGTCAAACCGAAACAAGGGATTTTCCTATCGATTCGCTGGGAGAAAACGCCGAATTCCTTAATATACTACGCAAAAACCAGGTCGAGACCATCCATACCCAGGAGGCGTCACTGGAGGATGTTTTTATAAAGACGACCGGGCGACGGTTAGTGTGA
- a CDS encoding TetR/AcrR family transcriptional regulator: MPKSFSSEEKTEIKNALLQTGEDLFSTFGLKKTTVEDLTEAVGIAKGSFYSFFESKEVLYFEIFRREEKKLKGKVLMQLSGKEFSAPTFRDFLLEAFRLIGKNPIIRRMYLEDEYRYLARKLPQEYLDQHTSEDISELTPLIHQWQDAGQMIRRDPEIITSAIRALFLMILHRNEIGDDYFDDTVELLAESIANQLIPEERP; this comes from the coding sequence ATGCCAAAATCGTTCAGTTCTGAGGAAAAAACGGAGATCAAAAACGCGCTGCTTCAGACGGGTGAAGATCTATTCAGCACCTTCGGGCTGAAAAAGACCACCGTGGAGGATCTCACGGAAGCAGTCGGGATTGCCAAGGGATCGTTTTATTCGTTTTTTGAATCGAAAGAGGTACTCTACTTTGAAATCTTCCGGCGGGAAGAAAAGAAACTCAAGGGCAAGGTGTTGATGCAGCTCTCCGGGAAGGAATTCTCTGCACCCACGTTTCGCGATTTCCTGCTAGAGGCGTTTCGGCTCATCGGCAAAAATCCGATTATCCGCCGGATGTACCTGGAGGACGAGTACCGATACCTGGCACGAAAACTCCCGCAGGAATACCTCGACCAACACACGTCCGAAGATATCTCCGAGCTCACGCCGCTGATTCACCAGTGGCAGGATGCCGGACAGATGATCCGGCGTGACCCGGAGATCATCACCAGCGCCATCCGCGCCCTGTTTCTCATGATCCTTCACCGAAACGAAATCGGTGACGACTATTTCGATGATACCGTGGAATTGCTGGCAGAGAGCATCGCGAATCAGCTGATCCCGGAGGAACGCCCCTAA
- a CDS encoding SRPBCC family protein, with the protein MIRVQYETIIDRSLTDVFDRLIDINGYPDWLPKSKVFLHCRKTSEGPIGKGTTFIDETRVGTYTGEVLEFERPTKITFRNELRWFGLRVMETYPAYELESVEDGTRVRHHAEGKMFGLFKLMQPYVAMRAKEERIRTVEMLKKSLEAEAASQ; encoded by the coding sequence GTGATACGAGTCCAATATGAGACGATAATTGACCGCTCCCTCACCGATGTGTTTGATCGCCTAATCGACATAAACGGTTACCCGGACTGGCTGCCGAAATCCAAAGTGTTTTTGCATTGTCGCAAGACATCGGAAGGGCCGATCGGAAAAGGAACCACATTTATCGATGAAACCAGAGTGGGAACCTATACAGGTGAAGTTCTGGAATTTGAGCGTCCCACCAAAATCACCTTTCGGAATGAACTGCGCTGGTTCGGTCTCAGGGTGATGGAAACCTATCCTGCCTACGAACTGGAGTCAGTGGAAGACGGAACCAGAGTACGTCACCATGCCGAAGGAAAAATGTTCGGCCTCTTCAAACTCATGCAGCCATACGTGGCCATGCGCGCGAAAGAAGAGCGGATACGGACGGTGGAAATGCTGAAAAAATCGTTAGAAGCGGAAGCCGCCTCGCAATGA
- a CDS encoding class I SAM-dependent methyltransferase produces MSRSTINLTPDLHDYLLSVTLREPEVFRDLREETGTMEMARMQISPEQGQFMYLLVKLMGAKRTLEIGTFTGYSALWTAMALPEDGTVVACDVSEEWTRMAQEYWQKAGVAEKIDLRIAPADETLQKLIESGEEGRYDFAFIDADKTGYDTYYEQCLQLLRPGGLIIFDNVLRRGRVLNENSDDENTVAMRALNEKLHQDDRIDLSMLPLSDGLTLALKR; encoded by the coding sequence ATGTCCCGCTCAACTATAAATCTTACGCCAGATTTACACGATTATCTGTTATCCGTCACCCTCCGCGAACCGGAGGTATTCAGAGATCTCCGCGAAGAAACCGGCACAATGGAAATGGCCCGGATGCAGATCTCCCCGGAGCAGGGCCAGTTTATGTATTTGCTGGTAAAATTAATGGGCGCAAAACGCACGCTGGAAATTGGCACGTTTACCGGATACTCCGCACTCTGGACAGCCATGGCGCTGCCGGAGGACGGCACGGTCGTCGCCTGTGATGTGAGTGAAGAGTGGACAAGGATGGCACAGGAGTATTGGCAAAAAGCTGGCGTCGCAGAGAAGATCGACCTTCGTATCGCGCCGGCAGACGAGACTTTGCAAAAGCTGATAGAATCCGGTGAAGAAGGCCGCTATGACTTCGCCTTCATCGACGCAGACAAGACCGGATACGATACGTATTATGAGCAGTGCCTGCAGCTGCTGCGACCCGGCGGACTGATTATATTCGACAACGTGCTACGTCGGGGGCGAGTCCTCAACGAAAACTCCGACGACGAAAACACCGTCGCCATGCGCGCATTAAACGAGAAACTGCACCAGGACGACCGCATCGATCTCAGCATGCTCCCGCTGAGCGACGGGTTGACGCTGGCGTTAAAACGATAG
- a CDS encoding SWIM zinc finger family protein produces MPLPNLTLTNFTGEVSSTIVDRGQDYFYRDLVTSLEESLDGQWVAQVRGTATYTVEISLSNDVVASWACTCPYDYGPVCKHVVAVLMELKEGKSAKADPEQKKRSTRKSPERRFDSLVDDLPVDALRKFLRDYAQFHPEMEREFLAKFTTADVPDAWRDYVAVIRESARAGSDRHGFIKYSNSFRVMQPIHTMIQQAYEKLESAEYHAAWHIARAVVQEVPKLIQRMDDSSGDGGFVTNNALEILREAGTATEDDDLQSEIFQFLLKEYPKQQYSDFGFDETILSVLTALIRNPRQAKQVERLIKAQLEAAENAEDDFGFDYRFQRALKHQIEFLEQTGREDEAADIIDAHLDIEEFRERRIQEAFDQEDFDTAKSLVRDGIKLIREQKYPPGYEYRWEQWLFRIAKAEEDTENIRQYARFFFLHRRQDISWYKELRSTYTDQEWRPILADLIEEIRSKSYFPARALAEVYAYEHHWDDLLQLLSENPDLSLLKEYGTYLREDFPEDLLAIYGETLRAFAAEYTGRKYYREIVRTLNNIRDISGGADFVRNLVAEFRETYNRRPAMQEELDKVKA; encoded by the coding sequence ATGCCTCTTCCAAATCTCACACTCACGAATTTTACCGGGGAAGTATCGTCAACTATCGTTGATAGAGGGCAGGACTATTTTTATCGCGATCTGGTAACTTCGCTTGAGGAATCGCTGGATGGTCAGTGGGTGGCGCAGGTCAGGGGTACCGCAACATATACCGTCGAAATATCACTTTCCAATGATGTGGTGGCGTCCTGGGCGTGCACCTGTCCTTATGATTATGGACCAGTGTGCAAGCACGTGGTTGCAGTATTGATGGAGTTGAAGGAGGGGAAATCTGCGAAAGCCGATCCGGAGCAGAAAAAGCGGTCTACCAGAAAATCACCGGAAAGGCGGTTTGATTCACTGGTCGACGACCTGCCGGTGGACGCGCTCCGGAAATTCCTCCGCGATTACGCGCAGTTTCATCCGGAGATGGAACGGGAATTCCTGGCAAAATTTACCACTGCGGACGTCCCCGACGCCTGGCGGGATTACGTCGCCGTGATCCGGGAATCGGCGCGGGCAGGCTCCGACCGCCATGGATTTATTAAATATTCGAACAGCTTCCGGGTTATGCAGCCGATCCATACGATGATTCAGCAGGCATACGAAAAATTGGAGTCCGCGGAATATCACGCCGCCTGGCACATCGCCCGCGCCGTAGTGCAGGAAGTGCCGAAACTCATCCAGCGGATGGATGATTCCAGTGGTGACGGCGGTTTTGTGACGAACAACGCCCTGGAGATCCTCCGGGAAGCCGGCACTGCCACCGAAGATGATGACTTACAGTCGGAGATTTTTCAGTTTTTGCTGAAAGAGTATCCAAAACAGCAGTATTCCGATTTTGGATTTGATGAGACTATCCTGTCTGTCCTGACAGCACTGATCAGGAATCCCCGGCAGGCTAAGCAGGTGGAGCGGCTCATCAAAGCACAGCTGGAAGCGGCGGAAAATGCGGAAGATGACTTTGGCTTCGATTACCGGTTTCAGCGAGCGCTGAAACATCAGATCGAATTCCTGGAGCAGACCGGCCGGGAGGACGAAGCCGCCGATATTATCGATGCGCATCTGGACATCGAGGAGTTCCGGGAGCGGCGGATTCAGGAAGCATTTGATCAAGAGGATTTCGACACGGCAAAATCACTGGTACGGGATGGGATTAAACTTATACGGGAGCAAAAGTATCCGCCTGGATACGAATATCGCTGGGAACAGTGGCTGTTCCGGATTGCCAAAGCGGAAGAGGACACGGAGAACATTCGTCAATATGCACGGTTCTTTTTCCTCCATCGACGGCAGGATATCTCCTGGTATAAGGAGCTCAGATCGACCTATACCGATCAGGAATGGCGCCCAATTCTGGCGGATCTGATTGAGGAGATCCGTTCGAAATCATACTTCCCGGCCCGGGCGCTGGCGGAGGTCTATGCGTATGAACATCACTGGGATGATTTGCTGCAATTGTTATCGGAGAACCCGGACCTTTCTCTGCTGAAGGAGTACGGCACTTATCTCAGGGAAGATTTTCCCGAAGACCTCCTCGCAATATACGGGGAGACCCTGCGCGCCTTTGCGGCGGAGTATACGGGGCGCAAGTATTACCGGGAGATTGTCAGGACGCTGAACAACATCCGGGACATCTCCGGTGGCGCCGATTTCGTGCGGAACCTGGTGGCGGAATTCCGGGAAACCTATAATCGCCGCCCGGCGATGCAGGAGGAATTGGATAAGGTAAAGGCATAG
- a CDS encoding ImmA/IrrE family metallo-endopeptidase, whose protein sequence is MPQLAQRLKHARLMRGFSLQDLSDRLDNRISRQALHKYEKGQVVPGNVMIQNIADALDLKPDYFYRDHAVEIEEISFRKLSRLQKKEQNRIVETARDFLERYLELEKILGTQPHVKNPLQEQNITNKKDVENAAQQLRDQWNLGIDPLYNVLELLEDRGIKIIELSGDDSIDGFSSWINNSVPVIVLNKEKKGSLDRYRFNAMHELGHLLLNINHMNHRKQESLCHHFAGAMLLDKRAVEAELGLKRKKVSLQELASLKRQYGISIQAIATRLKELEIMSEGAYRDFYKFINSNNLRQDESDLAEYTGEEQALRFDQLIGQALAEEYISISKAAALKNQPINEFRHNFLLG, encoded by the coding sequence ATGCCACAACTTGCACAGCGTTTAAAACATGCGCGTCTTATGCGGGGATTTTCGTTGCAGGACTTGTCTGATCGTCTCGACAATAGAATCAGCAGGCAGGCGCTGCACAAGTATGAAAAAGGGCAGGTCGTACCGGGCAACGTGATGATCCAAAACATCGCAGATGCTTTGGATTTGAAACCGGATTACTTTTATCGGGATCATGCGGTAGAAATCGAGGAGATTTCGTTTAGAAAACTGTCAAGGCTCCAGAAAAAAGAACAGAACCGAATTGTGGAAACCGCACGTGATTTCCTGGAACGCTATCTTGAGCTGGAAAAAATTCTCGGTACCCAGCCACATGTAAAAAATCCACTACAAGAACAAAATATTACCAATAAAAAGGATGTCGAAAACGCAGCGCAGCAATTGAGGGATCAATGGAATCTCGGCATCGATCCCCTCTACAATGTTCTGGAATTGCTGGAAGATCGGGGTATCAAAATAATCGAATTGAGTGGCGACGATTCGATCGATGGTTTTTCTTCCTGGATTAACAACTCTGTCCCGGTTATCGTTCTGAATAAAGAGAAAAAAGGTTCACTTGACCGCTACCGGTTCAATGCGATGCACGAGCTCGGACATCTCCTTTTGAATATTAACCACATGAATCACCGGAAGCAGGAAAGTCTTTGCCATCATTTTGCCGGTGCGATGCTGCTGGATAAGCGGGCAGTTGAAGCAGAACTCGGTTTAAAGCGGAAGAAAGTTTCTTTACAGGAACTTGCTTCACTGAAACGACAGTACGGGATCTCGATACAAGCCATCGCGACCCGGCTGAAGGAATTGGAGATTATGAGTGAAGGGGCTTACCGGGATTTTTACAAATTTATCAACAGCAATAACCTGAGACAGGATGAGTCCGATCTGGCAGAATACACCGGAGAGGAACAGGCTCTCCGATTCGATCAGTTAATCGGCCAGGCGCTGGCAGAGGAGTATATCTCTATTTCGAAGGCCGCAGCACTGAAGAATCAGCCGATAAACGAATTCCGTCACAACTTCCTCCTGGGATAG
- the vsr gene encoding DNA mismatch endonuclease Vsr: protein MTDVHEPEVRSYNMSRIRGKDTKPEMLVRKFLHSYGFRYRLHVNNLPGKPDLVLPKYNTAIFVHGCFWHAHEGCEYFKIPQTRTEFWKEKLFGNRERDEENISELRKMEWNVIVVWECELKSEEKEVKLQEIANKVEENK, encoded by the coding sequence ATGACCGACGTTCACGAGCCGGAAGTCCGCAGTTACAATATGAGCCGGATTCGGGGTAAGGATACTAAACCCGAAATGCTGGTTCGGAAGTTTTTGCATTCCTACGGTTTTCGTTACCGGTTACACGTGAACAATTTGCCTGGAAAACCGGATCTGGTTTTACCAAAATATAACACCGCGATATTTGTTCACGGCTGCTTCTGGCATGCGCACGAAGGATGTGAGTACTTCAAAATTCCGCAAACCCGAACGGAATTTTGGAAAGAAAAATTATTCGGTAACAGAGAAAGGGACGAGGAAAACATTTCTGAACTCCGGAAAATGGAGTGGAACGTTATCGTGGTTTGGGAGTGTGAGTTAAAATCAGAGGAAAAGGAAGTGAAACTTCAGGAAATTGCAAATAAGGTTGAAGAAAATAAATGA
- a CDS encoding DNA cytosine methyltransferase: MSIPVIDIFAGPGGLGEGFSSVMNEEGERFFNTVLSIEMDEYAHETLELRSFFRQFAPGKAPEEYYKFLRQEIDKEELFKSWPEQEEKAKNEAWNIKLGFDESSVTPDEVDRRIRVALNNEKKWVLIGGPRCQEKPMPTLNGQNL; encoded by the coding sequence ATGAGCATACCTGTTATTGACATTTTTGCCGGCCCTGGAGGCTTAGGAGAAGGATTTAGTTCCGTTATGAATGAAGAGGGAGAACGGTTTTTTAATACAGTCCTCTCTATTGAAATGGATGAGTATGCTCACGAAACGTTAGAGTTACGAAGTTTTTTCCGCCAGTTTGCGCCCGGCAAGGCTCCTGAAGAGTATTACAAGTTTTTACGGCAGGAAATCGATAAAGAAGAATTATTTAAGTCTTGGCCTGAGCAGGAAGAAAAAGCAAAAAATGAAGCTTGGAATATCAAGCTTGGATTTGATGAAAGTTCAGTAACCCCAGATGAAGTCGATCGAAGGATAAGGGTTGCATTAAACAATGAAAAAAAATGGGTTTTGATCGGTGGCCCTCGTTGCCAAGAAAAGCCTATGCCGACTCTCAATGGCCAAAATCTGTGA
- a CDS encoding DNA cytosine methyltransferase produces the protein MKYIDLFAGAGGLSEGFYREGFEAVAHIEKDHHACQTIKTRTAFHYLKQENHISEYIRYLNQEITREEFYDLIPDEILDTVIDAEISEETLEDLFNLIDQKLEDEELDLIIGGPPCQAYSSASAYIEEKNEKLIYLYELYGEFLDHFTPKMFIFENVPGIYTADEGKYYEGLKECFKNAGYEFEDKKLDASEFNVPQKRERVIIIGWRENLDLSYPEFEKKIPDTKIDELFNDLPDLEPGKSYDPGNHYTQGGSEYVNTYIRNGIDVLTHHIARPHNERDLNIYRMAIERWEGGARLKNSDIPEEMRTQKNISSFLDRFKVVDGEGFSHTMIAHIAKDGHYYIHPDQKQLRSISVREAARIQSFPDDYFFEGPRTSVFTQIGNAVPPILAQEIARKIKRVL, from the coding sequence ATGAAATACATAGATTTATTTGCGGGTGCCGGCGGTCTTTCTGAAGGTTTTTACAGGGAAGGATTTGAAGCTGTGGCTCATATTGAAAAAGATCACCATGCTTGCCAGACTATTAAAACCCGGACTGCCTTTCATTATTTAAAGCAGGAAAATCATATCTCTGAATATATTCGTTATCTGAACCAAGAAATAACAAGAGAAGAATTCTATGATTTAATACCTGATGAAATACTTGATACGGTAATTGACGCTGAAATATCGGAAGAGACCTTAGAAGACCTTTTCAATTTAATTGACCAGAAGCTTGAGGATGAAGAACTTGATTTAATAATTGGTGGCCCTCCTTGCCAGGCATACTCTAGTGCCTCCGCTTATATTGAAGAAAAAAACGAAAAATTAATTTATTTATATGAATTATATGGTGAATTCCTTGATCACTTTACTCCAAAGATGTTCATCTTTGAAAATGTACCTGGAATTTATACGGCAGATGAAGGAAAATATTATGAAGGGCTGAAAGAATGCTTTAAAAATGCGGGCTATGAATTTGAAGATAAAAAATTGGATGCTTCTGAATTTAACGTACCACAGAAGAGAGAACGGGTAATCATAATTGGTTGGAGAGAAAACTTAGATTTATCATATCCTGAATTTGAAAAGAAAATACCCGATACAAAGATTGACGAATTATTTAATGATTTACCAGACCTTGAACCAGGCAAGTCTTACGATCCGGGAAATCACTACACACAAGGAGGATCTGAGTATGTTAATACCTATATCCGAAACGGAATAGATGTATTGACACACCACATTGCCCGCCCTCATAATGAAAGAGATTTGAATATTTACAGAATGGCTATAGAAAGATGGGAAGGAGGTGCGAGGTTAAAGAATTCAGATATTCCTGAAGAGATGAGAACTCAAAAAAATATCTCATCTTTTTTGGATCGTTTTAAAGTAGTTGATGGTGAAGGTTTTTCTCATACTATGATAGCTCATATCGCCAAAGATGGTCATTACTACATTCATCCGGATCAGAAGCAATTACGCTCTATTTCAGTTAGGGAAGCGGCCAGAATTCAGTCTTTTCCAGACGATTACTTTTTTGAAGGACCTCGAACTTCTGTATTTACTCAAATTGGCAATGCTGTGCCACCAATTCTTGCACAAGAAATAGCACGCAAAATAAAAAGGGTCCTTTGA
- a CDS encoding ATP-binding protein, whose product MTNYKEISTYSFTPGAMSIIQMGEELIGQPNTAINELVKNAYDADAKNCEVYFHSAESKESSFTLIFDDGNGMDESILFGDWLKPSVSDKRKEGVKSPVYGRNLLGSKGIGRLASMALGRLVTVISRQNPSDDYNWITVDRELFKEEALLKDIKFPGSSIENYLDLFRDEELLEIRNSYENDELFEVLKKNDLDHFEKGTLILIEEFDEAVVKILRKDFLESNEKLNEHSLKSTNFYKSLATLITPITLSSEIQDELLEREIIDAKKIIASKDDSFEISFGINLLPDQEKSEIEWQDIDPIPILDVFDYRVFGKVTGEGDVDGYLGFNRLEKDGHEITFSISRNEIKDKSLRGKDQPTLFDNESDSENEMETGEYYFDFRVYDMGESDNRAKLSEKAGFENINTFRSTFKEFQGLRVSKNGFGVKPYGEEVEDWIGLSKARVQNPGQNVNTNQIIGYVFFYSPENDQIEEKTNREGFLENTAFIQVKETLKVIFKNLGRKRYNYRLKHGLGRVPSSKHKRPNIDKFLKSIESSKNVDQARKKSEKFVKEITTSLDNLEEALTFSERLASLGSGIELVYHEMVQPISTLRTTKSSLDLKKEKIAEAVKEIFLNDINSLNSATDVLAELRNSLQPAIGRTRTKKFKPVDTFLRVCTLFKTDFEDAEISINLIGETENFTLKDYEYPFWIAFLNILNNAVYWIKRSEEPGTIYFQIDNGNIIVGNTGPLISEDIIEDIFEYGVTTRKEKNATGLGLSYTQSILSKNDWDITAENRKNGPVFIIKKQESE is encoded by the coding sequence ATGACTAATTATAAAGAGATATCAACTTATTCTTTTACTCCAGGGGCAATGTCAATTATTCAGATGGGCGAAGAACTCATTGGGCAACCCAATACTGCTATTAATGAATTAGTAAAAAACGCCTATGATGCCGACGCAAAGAATTGCGAAGTTTATTTTCACAGTGCTGAATCAAAAGAATCATCCTTTACTCTAATTTTTGATGATGGAAATGGGATGGATGAGTCTATTCTATTTGGTGATTGGCTTAAGCCTTCTGTAAGTGATAAACGAAAGGAGGGGGTTAAAAGTCCTGTATATGGAAGAAATTTATTGGGTAGTAAAGGAATTGGCAGACTTGCTTCTATGGCCCTGGGCAGGCTTGTTACTGTTATTTCAAGACAAAATCCTTCGGATGATTATAACTGGATAACAGTAGACAGGGAATTATTTAAGGAGGAAGCTTTACTTAAGGATATCAAATTTCCAGGCTCAAGCATTGAGAACTACCTAGATTTATTTAGAGATGAGGAGTTACTAGAAATTAGAAACTCTTATGAAAATGATGAGCTTTTTGAGGTTCTGAAAAAAAATGACCTTGATCATTTTGAGAAAGGCACATTAATATTGATTGAGGAGTTTGATGAAGCGGTAGTTAAAATTCTCAGGAAAGATTTTCTCGAAAGTAACGAGAAATTAAATGAGCACTCTCTGAAGAGTACCAATTTCTATAAGTCTTTAGCCACACTTATTACTCCGATAACTTTAAGTTCGGAAATCCAGGATGAATTATTAGAAAGAGAAATAATTGATGCGAAGAAAATCATTGCATCAAAAGATGATTCATTTGAAATAAGTTTTGGAATCAATTTGCTCCCTGATCAGGAAAAATCTGAAATAGAATGGCAGGATATAGACCCAATTCCAATACTTGATGTTTTTGATTACAGGGTCTTTGGTAAAGTTACTGGCGAAGGTGATGTTGATGGATATCTTGGCTTCAACAGACTTGAAAAAGATGGCCATGAAATAACTTTTTCAATTTCTCGGAATGAAATTAAAGATAAAAGCTTACGCGGTAAGGATCAGCCGACATTATTTGATAATGAAAGTGATTCTGAAAATGAAATGGAGACAGGCGAATATTACTTTGACTTCCGAGTATATGATATGGGAGAATCTGATAATCGGGCAAAACTATCTGAAAAAGCTGGGTTCGAAAATATAAATACCTTTAGAAGTACTTTTAAAGAATTTCAAGGGCTTAGGGTTTCAAAAAATGGATTTGGTGTAAAGCCATATGGGGAAGAGGTCGAAGACTGGATAGGTTTATCTAAAGCGAGAGTTCAGAATCCAGGTCAAAATGTTAATACCAATCAGATTATTGGTTATGTCTTTTTCTATTCCCCGGAAAATGATCAGATTGAAGAAAAGACTAACAGAGAAGGTTTTCTTGAAAACACAGCTTTCATTCAGGTTAAGGAAACTTTAAAAGTTATTTTCAAAAACCTAGGACGTAAAAGGTATAACTATCGATTAAAGCATGGTCTTGGCAGGGTGCCTTCCAGTAAACATAAAAGACCTAACATAGATAAGTTTCTAAAGTCTATTGAATCCAGTAAAAATGTAGATCAGGCCAGAAAAAAATCAGAAAAATTTGTCAAAGAGATTACGACTTCTTTGGATAATTTAGAAGAGGCATTAACATTTTCAGAACGATTAGCATCTCTTGGTAGCGGAATAGAACTGGTGTATCATGAGATGGTACAGCCTATTTCAACTTTGAGAACTACGAAATCTTCCTTAGATCTAAAGAAAGAGAAAATTGCTGAGGCGGTTAAAGAGATCTTCCTCAACGATATAAATTCATTGAATAGTGCAACTGATGTATTAGCAGAGTTAAGAAATTCTCTTCAACCTGCAATAGGGAGAACAAGAACTAAAAAATTCAAACCTGTTGATACCTTTTTGCGGGTATGCACCTTATTTAAAACGGATTTTGAGGATGCAGAAATTAGTATAAATCTTATTGGAGAAACTGAAAATTTTACTCTGAAAGATTATGAATACCCCTTCTGGATAGCTTTCCTGAATATTTTAAATAATGCCGTTTATTGGATAAAAAGGTCGGAGGAACCAGGAACTATTTATTTTCAAATAGACAATGGAAACATAATAGTAGGTAATACAGGACCGCTTATATCAGAAGATATTATAGAAGATATTTTTGAATATGGTGTCACAACCAGAAAAGAGAAAAATGCAACCGGATTAGGCCTTTCTTACACGCAAAGTATTCTCAGTAAAAATGATTGGGACATAACAGCTGAGAATCGAAAAAATGGACCGGTATTTATAATAAAAAAGCAAGAAAGTGAATAA
- a CDS encoding HNH endonuclease, translated as MTFKNWLISTGRKPISAKKYESAVYGSISGWAEEAGIVKSNLIDVNDPEEFESLSNRIKELEIFLERNTDGHQMYSAALNRYSEYLIAIQNEIEEDIDKVSNDDSVSETEKDSLIKSRLGQGVFRKSLMDYWQRCAVTGYQSSKLLVASHIKPWRSSDNKERMDVFNGLLLIPNLDKAFDKGFISFKKNGSIIISEFFQKPASLGIKSDLNLKISNRHQPYLEYHRDIVFLQAN; from the coding sequence TTGACCTTCAAAAACTGGCTCATATCTACTGGACGAAAACCAATTTCAGCAAAGAAATATGAAAGTGCCGTATACGGATCAATTTCTGGTTGGGCAGAAGAGGCTGGAATAGTAAAGTCAAACCTAATTGATGTCAATGATCCTGAAGAGTTTGAATCACTTTCCAATAGGATTAAAGAACTTGAGATTTTTCTGGAAAGAAATACTGATGGACATCAGATGTACAGCGCTGCATTAAACAGGTACTCAGAATACCTGATAGCTATCCAAAATGAAATTGAAGAGGATATAGACAAAGTATCAAATGATGATTCTGTTTCTGAAACTGAAAAAGACAGTCTTATTAAATCCCGTCTGGGTCAGGGCGTTTTCAGAAAAAGTCTGATGGATTACTGGCAGAGATGTGCAGTAACCGGCTATCAATCCTCTAAATTATTAGTCGCTTCACACATTAAACCATGGAGAAGTTCCGATAACAAAGAGCGTATGGATGTGTTCAACGGCCTGTTATTGATTCCAAATCTTGATAAAGCTTTTGATAAAGGCTTCATATCTTTCAAAAAGAATGGTAGCATTATAATTTCAGAGTTTTTCCAAAAACCGGCTTCATTGGGAATAAAATCTGATTTAAATCTTAAGATTTCTAATAGGCACCAACCATATCTTGAATACCACCGTGATATAGTATTTCTGCAAGCTAATTAA